In a single window of the Solea senegalensis isolate Sse05_10M unplaced genomic scaffold, IFAPA_SoseM_1 scf7180000014909, whole genome shotgun sequence genome:
- the LOC122761712 gene encoding E-selectin-like, with protein MEMCFGLLQTRGSKMFSSWICLTLLYSMLLTWTSVDSWSYYYSNTTMNWQEARTWCQEHYTDMVAIQNQEEIKHLNDWLPYKKTYYWIGIRKIDSVWTWVGTKKALTAEATNWANGEPNNGKTRYSKEDEDCVEMYIKRNAEQGKWNDQRCGNMKTALCYTAACKNDSCRYGDCVETVNSHKCACFEGFHGETCEQVVTCKKEEVTVPYKGNVSCTHKYGNFSYNSSCEYSCETGYQLTMPRPLRCTATQKWSEEPPACKLVQCPVLSSPARGSMTCTNPLGPSSYLSTCVFTCDEGFAQTGSPSNTLQCGASGRWNASQPSCVAIPVPAPQELENGFVSCGNVDETFIPRRSCYFSCASGYRLVGPDTLTYTAAAELSENTPRCEAITCRKPEGDTQLIPKCSKSLAELRPGSTCSFSCGAGFKLKGVDTIQCSDDGEWSKPIPSCQAITCPAPEIPTNGQISCSLSLPSPSLTEASHPLGVICTFSCDEGHELQGAHSMECGHPGQWTSAPPTCTAVSCPLLTAPENGLINCSNNETVYNCQCSFTCNQDYTLNGHELLTCNHHGNWTGERPTCQASPSEVSALASGAAVGGALLSAGSLAIWFLKRALKQKKDTFELSSSSDIEAPPTEVYRNSTDSLI; from the exons ATG gAGATGTGCTTTGGATTACTTCAGACCCGTGGATCTAAGATGTTTTCCTCATGGATCTGCTTGACCCTTCTTTATTCAA TGCTGTTAACGTGGACCAGTGTCGACAGTTGGTCTTACTACTACTCCAACACCACCATGAACTGGCAAGAAGCTCGAACGTGGTGCCAGGAGCACTACACAGACATGGTGGCCATCCAGAACCAGGAAGAAATCAAGCATCTCAATGACTGGCTGCCCTACAAAAAGACATACTACTGGATTGGGATCCGCAAGATCGATAGTGTCTGGACCTGGGTAGGCACCAAGAAAGCTCTGACGGCAGAAGCGACCAACTGGGCAAATGGTGAACCAAACAATGGCAAGACTCGATATAGCAAGGAGGATGAGGATTGTGTGGAAATGTACATTAAAAGGAATGCAGAGCAAGGCAAGTGGAATGACCAGAGGTGCGGAAACATGAAAACGGCTCTGTGCTACACAG CTGCCTGTAAGAATGACTCGTGTCGCTATGGAGACTGTGTTGAAACCGTCAACAGCCACAAGTGCGCTTGTTTTGAAGGCTTTCATGGAGAGACGTGTGagcaag TTGTTACATGcaaaaaagaggaagtgactgTTCCATATAAAGGAAATGTAAGTTGCACGCACAAGTATGGAAACTTCTCCTACAACTCCTCGTGCGAGTATTCCTGCGAGACAGGATACCAGCTAACGATGCCAAGACCCTTGAGATGCACTGCGACACAGAAGTGGTCAGAGGAGCCTCCTGCATGTAAAC tggTTCAGTGTCCGGTGCTGTCTTCTCCAGCAAGAGGGTCCATGACATGCACAAATCCCCTGGGCCCGTCCAGCTACCTGTCCAcctgtgtgttcacctgtgaTGAGGGCTTTGCACAAACTGGTTCTCCATCTAACACTCTGCAGTGTGGAGCGTCAGGTCGTTGGAACGCTTCACAGCCATCTTGTGTTG CTATCCCAGTGCCTGCTCCACAGGAGCTAGAGAACGGCTTTGTCAGCTGTGGAAATGTAGACGAAACGTTCATCCCCAGAAGATCCTGCTACTTCAGCTGTGCCTCTGGCTACCGCCTGGTGGGGCCGGACACGTTGacatacacagcagcagctgagctgaGTGAAAATACACCTCGGTGTGAAG CGATCACTTGTCGGAAACCAGAGGGAGACACTCAGCTGATCCCGAAGTGCAGCAAATCCCTCGCGGAGCTGCGACCAGGCTCCACCTGCAGCTTCAGCTGTGGTGCAGGCTTTAAACTGAAGGGAGTTGACACGATTCAGTGTTCTGATGATGGGGAGTGGAGCAAACCTATACCAAGCTGCCAAG CAATAACATGTCCTGCTCCTGAGATTCCAACAAATGGCCAGATCAGCTGCAGCCTTTCACTTCCCTCACCTTCTCTCACCGAGGCCTCTCATCCACTTGGCGTGATCTGCACTTTTAGCTGTGATGAGGGCCACGAGCTCCAAGGAGCACACAGCATGGAGTGTGGACATCCAGGCCAGTGGACCTCTGCACCACCAACCTGCACAG CTGTAAGCTGCCCACTGCTCACGGCTCCTGAAAATGGTTTAATTAACTGCTCAAACAATGAGACAGTGTACAACTGTCAGTGCTCCTTCACATGCAATCAAGATTACACACTGAATGGACATGAGCTGTTAACGTGCAATCATCATGGCAACTGGACTGGAGAGAGACCAACCTgccaag CCTCGCCATCTGAAGTTTCTGCTCTTGCCTCTGGTGCGGCAGTAGGGGGCGCCCTATTAAGTGCTGGCTCTCTGGCTATATGGTTCCTCAAACGGGCCctgaagcagaaaaaagacacGTTTGAGTTGAGCAG CTCCTCCGACATAGAAGCCCCTCCTACAGAGGTCTACAGAAACAGCACTGACAGCCTCATATAG